In the Lagenorhynchus albirostris chromosome 16, mLagAlb1.1, whole genome shotgun sequence genome, GTAAGAAAACCCAAAGTGGGGTTCAGGTCTTTGTTTTCAGACTTAGCTTCACACGCCTCCATCAGATGTTGACAGGTCGCTGGAGAGAGCCTCTGCCCCACCAGGAACACATCTCGGTGTGTTCATTCATGGACATGTTTATTCATGGACACCAGCCCCATGATGGACTCTGGGTGGAGGAGATGAAGCAGACACAGCCCCAGACCCTTTGATGCTCTGGGGGCACcgctggggcaggggcagcaaGGCCAGACCTCCAAAGCTGCTGTATGAAGGCTCTGGGGACCTTGCCATGAAGAAAGAGGCAGGGGGACTTGCTCTGGGGAAGCGAAGGGCTGAGGCAGAGCTGCTGCCTCTGAGGTCAGGGTTAAGCTATGCTGGGGACCAGCTGGCCTGATGTGACTCAGGCCTGGTGTCCCTGCACAAGCGGCATGGGTGCGCCCAACCTGAGCCCCCTACCACTGCTCTACTGctcccccagcctggccccatCAGAATGGAGGGGAGGCCCTGTCAGCCTGCAGCATTCTCTGATCAAATCAGAGAAGCCCAAAGTAGAGAAGAGGGACCTCCAGGGCAGCCCTCACCACGCAGGTGGGGAAGTAACAGGACGAGAACACAGGTCCCGGGGCCTGGACTTTCTACAAGTTGGGAAATCAACCTGGGCCCCCTAATTCTATCCCAGTCAACACTTAACTCCTCAGTTCAGCCTATTGACTTATTTGCTAATTGGTAATGAATTCAAAGAGAGCCAGAGAAACAGACACAGGCTCTACAGAAGCGTCCAGATGGAAGAGCCATGGAAGTGGGACTTGGTATGTTTAACTGAAATCCTGATCACGGGTTGGCCGCATGCCTTGGCCCATGAGAAATACTCTGGCCAGAATGCATGAACTTGGGACTGCCAGCTCCTCCCGCTTGCCTCGGCACCTAGGGTCTGTCCAGCAATCAGACTTCTGACCTGAGCTTCTGTCTCAGTGACTTGCTTTCCATCCCCTGCCTGTGGGAACAAGACAGGTACCTTCCAGGTGGGCCCACGGCTAGGTGATGACGTGAGGTCTGTCTGAGAAGGGCATGGTGCTGGCTCTCTACAAGGGCTTTCCCAGGGTCACCTGCCTCTCCCTCAGCTGCCTCCTGTGCTGACACACTCATCCCTGGACACTAGCAGTGGCCTCCCAATGCTGGCCAGGTGTTCCTCGGTCTCCCTGTTAGCTGCCCTTTAGCCCACGCACAGCGGCAAAGTCAATCCTTCAAAGCAGAAGCCAGACTCTTGCACCCTTGTTCAAATCCTGCAGTGTCTGTCCATCCCCTTCAGAGGGAAACCCAGTGTCCATGCCAAACCCACTGACTTCTCCCCACCTGGGCCAGTCATATGGGCCCCTGGCTGTCCCCTGCCCAGCAGACTCTTGCCACAGTGGCTTTGCACgtgctgcccctcccctgggaACACACGACCCTCGTTTGTTCAGCTCTCTGCTCCATGTCCCCTCTTAGAGAGGACCCTCCTGACCCCTTGACCACAGCGCAGCTGGCCTTTTCCTTGCAGCTGTAATCAGTACCCAACATCACAGCACCCATCCACTGAGTACTTAATTCTTTCCCTCACTAACAGCTCAGCTCTAGGACGCAATGATTCGTTCACTGCTTATGTCCTATGTACCTAGAACAGTCACTGGTGCACAGGAGTACTAATTAGATACCTGgggaacaaagaaacaaaccagtTATCATTTGAAAGCACATCTGGGAAGCAGCAAGACCAGGACCCTGCAGGCTGCCCCTGGTTCCAGAAGAAGGTGGGCACATCCCAACTCCCAGCAGGCCCAGGGAGCCTGGCCTTAGCCGCCTCCAGGCTAAGCCCTGCATCGCTGTGTCTGGCAGGGTCCCTCACAGGTGCAGGCCCAAAGCTCTGCAAGAGCGAGCACCGGGCCAGAGTGTCCTGGGGTTGCAGGGTACTAGTGTAAGGTGTAGTGGGGAGCACTTCTAGGCGGAGGTGGCAGACCCTAGGGTTGCTTGTGGGAGCCCAGTGGagccctctgcctctcccagtggccaccccacccctgccctgcagaGTAAACATTCCCAGAATGTCCCACAGGCACAAAGCCTTGCTCCAAGCTGGGCCAGGCCCCGCCCGCCAagctgttttcctctgagagccTTCCTGAGAACTGCTATTTTTGGCCCGTGTGACGGTAACTGATTGCTGGTGGAAAGGTATAAAAGCAGCTGCCAGGCCCCGAGGTTCGCCAGACAGCTCAGGGAGGGTTCTGCTCTGGACAGTGGCACATCGTACAGGGGCCGTAGCACATCTTCCTCGTCGTCCCCCTCCCAGCAATCTGACGCCGGACACAGGGCTCCAACTACTGGACCCCGATCCCTctgctctgagcttcctgggggCTTTCTGTGGACTTCCTTGCTCATCCAGCTCCCCTGCTACCCCCAGACCTCCTCAGCTACAGGTAAGAGACAGCAACTGCCCTCTGGTTTGAGGTAAAACAAAAAGGCGTTGGGTATCTTTGAGGCAGTTCTCAGCCTGGGACGCGCACAGCCTCACTGCGGGTTAGAGACCAGGATGCAGCTAACTGCTGTAACAACAGCTGCGGAGGGCTTTATATTCATAATGGAATTTCCCATGAGGTGTCATTCCATAAGCTTTTCCCAACGCCCCTGAGAGGTGTATTTTtaaccccattttatggatgagtaagTGGAAGCTTGGAGAGGTGACTTTGCCAAAGAACTCCGGGTCAGGAACTGCTAAGTTTGGTTTTAAACCCAGGTTTCCTCTGACTCCAGTCCGTGAGGCTGGGTTCTCTGATTTGTACAGGTTCCTGAACAACAGTAATGATAGAATCTTAAGTAACGTTAGCAGGAAGAGCCCAGGAGTTCAAGCCTGGTCTTGGATCTGCAGACTTTAAACTGCTCTCAGACATGTGATTCACCCAGGCAGCCTCaggtggggaggggacacaggaAGGGTGTCAGGATGGCACACTAGTCCCTCACCCCAGTCCTCTGTCAACCAACAGGTTGCTGCTTCCTTGTGGCCGGCAGCCATGAGGTCCCGGCTTTTGCTTTCCGTGGCCCACCTGCCCACAATTCGGGAGACCTTGGAGGAGGTGCTGCCCAGTGGGCCTGGAGAGGACCCCCCCGCCTCCCCTAGCCTGGATGACTACGTGAAGTCCATCTGTCAGCTGGCGCAGCCCACCTCAGTGCCGGATGAGGCTGCAGCCAGGGTCCGACCCAGTAGACCCTACCGGCCAGCCCGTTCCCGTGAGAAGAGCTGCACCACTGGGTCCCTACAGGACATCACCACCCGCTTCAGTGGCCAGCAGCCCACACTGCCCGGGGCCAGCACTGTGGACCCTCTGGACTGGCTCTTTGGGGAGTCTCAGGAAAATCGGCCAAGTGGGAGGGACATGCCAAGGAGGACTGGATCCTCTGCTGACCCCTGGGCTTcatgcagacagacagacagaggcaAGGCCCGGGGGGCCCCCAGAGGGAGGGTGAGTGATGTCAGGGCTCCAGGGCACTCTCTGCTGAGACTGCAGAGGGACTGGTGCCAGTGCTCCCAGGCTTCTGGGCAACCTGGCCAGGATGCAGTTTCCCCAACAAGCCCCCGTCCCAGCAGCGTCCTTAGAACTCTCTATTTGCACCTCCCCGTGATCCATGAACTCTGACCCCTCCCCAATAAAGACTTCTGCAAATCACATACAGGTCTGCATCACCTCTCCAccctctccctacccccaccccaggtgGGCACCGCCCCTGGCAGGTCTCTGGGAGGGAACAGAGCCTCTGCAGAGAGGCTTCCTGCTTTGGCAACTCATAGTGAGACCCCTGCTCCAAATAAGAGCCTATCTCGCATGATGTGGCAATCGATACGCATCCCGTCTGCACTACTCCTAACTGGCTGATCACCTCGGGCAAGTTATTTTAACATCTCTTCCTTGGTTTTCTCACAggtaaaatgggggtaattaaTGGGACCTGCCTCCTAGGTTGTGCTGATGAGTAAATGGGCTAAAACGCGCATACATCCTGGGGTGCATGTTACAAGCCCACACATGGAGTACCTGTTGTTTACGTGGCTGCCTCACAGGTGGGGAAATGAgtaggtggggggagaggagaagcAAAGGCCTCAGCCCTGGTGGTTTcagagccaggccctgggcaCTCTCAAGTCAGCCCCGTGGCTCCCGACACCCCTGCTCCCCCAAGAGGCCCATGAGCAAACCGGGGGTCTCAGCAAATGCACCTGCTGTGTTTTGGGGGACTTGTCACTGGGCCACCCGCGGGTACCTCAGTGGCTCCACCTCACAGGTCCTGTTGTGTCGTGGGGAGCGTTTTCCCCACGCTGACGGCCAAGACAGAACCTGCACCAGCTAAGCCTGCAGGGCACCAAACAACTGGACCAGGTGGCCCTGTCCCCGCCCGTCCCCACCCTTACCTGCCTCCACCCAGGGGCCACTTATCCGTGGGGCAAAGTGCAGGGTGTTGTCCAGGTGCCCTGCTCTCGGGCAAGTTCAGGGGCCAGGGCCTCACTCCACATGTCCATGGGTCCCCCACAGCCCTGGGTCCCTACATCCTGGCAAATCCCAGTTCCCAGGGGCATCTGGCAAGCAAGGAGGTGAGGGTGAGGGATAGGGGAGGGGGCAGATTGCTTTCCTCAGGGAGACAGGTGAGGCATCAGAGAACTCAAAGAGACAGGCTTAAGACCCATTGCCCTGTTCTCTTGGGCAAGGCCAGAGCTGGCTGCCCTGGTCAGCGTGGGAGggacagaggagaggaggaggatgcAGCTAGGGCCATGGGCAAGCTCATGGCCAGGTTCAGCTTCCCCCACCTCCTTGCCCTGTGGACTAGCAAACTACTTTgccttccatttctctctctccctccctccctccatccctcccttcccccctttttcctttctttctttctttctgactttaaaatattttaaaaattgctttggacatttacaatatttatctgtcctttttttttttttttttttttttttttgtggtacgcgggcctctccctgctgtggcctctcccgttgcggagcacaggctccggacgtgcaggctcagcggccatggctcacgggcccagccgctccgtggcacgtgagatcttcccggactggggcacgaacccgtgtcccctgcatcggcaggcggactctcaaccactgtgccaccagggaagccctgacctctTTTATGTGTTTTGTGGGGAGGCAAAATGTAAACcgtgaatttaaaagaaaaagtttcagaCAAGCAGTTTActtagtttcctgatctgtaaaatggggacagcaaCGCCTGTCCTTCATACCCTACAGTGGTTGGGGaaacagtacaaatgaacttgGAGATGGAGTTATAAGCACTGTATACAAATTTTCCAACTGTCACAACCGCTGTGTCTCTGGTTGACTCAAACCTCTGGGTCCCTGACTTTCTCCAGCAAATATGTGTGGGGCAGGCTTTGGTCAGAACGTCCTAAGGAGGTGGTGAGGAGGGCTGACCTGCTGAGCGGGTGCCTGGCTGGTGACTGGACGGGTCAGGCTTACTGCGCCAGCCTCATAGCAAAGCGGTGTGAAACTAGGATGACGCTGGCTAATCCCCCCAAGCTCAGAAATCACACTGCTGCATTTGGGGAGATCAGATAGGGCCAAGGAGAttcctgggctctgggctcctCTGCTAATACCCCCGACGTAAAAGAAGCTAATGGCACCTTCAGaagttgccaaaaaaaaaaaaaaaaaaaaagatgaataaagggctgggggaaggggcttCTGGCAGTGACCCAAGCTCCTGAGGACAGAACAGCCGAACATAAAGTCCTCATGGTGGGGCCCTATGGAGCAGTCTCATTCTCCTCCCACCCACCACTGAGACAGGGAAGGGACACAAATGCCCCTCCCGCCTGGAGAGACAGACTGGAAAGCACTCAGGAACCCCCAGGGAATACATCCACGGGCCTAGCACTCACCAGGAACCGGTGGTCTGTCTGTCAACCCTGTCATTCCTGCCTTCAGGCCTTAGAAGAAGAGGGATCATTATAAGAGGAAAGGGCACCCCTGGCGGAGGGAAGGTCCTTCCCTTTCTTGCACTTGtgcagggggccaggggctgAGGTCTTACACTGGGTGTAGTGTGCGCTCACGCCACCAGGGGGAGCTCTGAGCCTACTCAGAGCGGAgcgcggggcggggtgggaggcTGGCTTTGGCAGCggccacacaccacacaccaggACACCAGGGCCCTACTGCCTCCAGCTCACACAGTCAGCAGTGATATATTTGCCCACTGGCATTTCCGGGGTGGTCCATTATTCTGTAGAGGCACCAACCAGCCTGGTTAAAATGCTTTGCTCTCTTCAAAAGGCACAATTGCTCCCAGTTGATCACACTTTTCATTGTAAAACAAGCAAAACGATCCCAAAGGCAAGGTTTACAATGAAGGAAGCTACTGCTCCGGCCTCCTGAGCGGGAATCCTTTGTTCCTAGTTCTGTAGAAGCTGGCGGAAAGTTCACAGGGAAATGCCTGGCCCAGGGTGTGGCCCCTGCCAGTGACACATTTCATCTCTCTGAGTTCTGTGGGCCCCAGATGAGACAGTGGACAAGAAAGTGCCCCAAACTGTAGCAGCCAGGCTGAGGGTGCTCCGGGGCAGGCCCAGAGACAACAAGCTGGGTGGGAGGGTCTCTTGCAGAGCCCCTTGCGGCGCTGGGAGGGCATACCCGAGGCTGAGCTCCCCACGCTTAGCTTGGGGATCGAGCTTGGGGGGGCAGGGGTGACAAACCGCTTTCCGAGTCCCTGAGTCCTGGTGAGTCCTACTCAGTCAAGACCTCCACAGACCTCCAGAGCTTAACGCTGGCGATGGTATCGCTGTATTATACACTTCTCTGCTCAGGCCTTGGAGCCACGCCAGAGCCTCTGACTTCCTTCAGGGTCATCTTGGGCCAGAGACTCtaagagtctcagtttctttgtttggAAAATGGTCACTCCTCCCTCACAATGCCCTTGTACTACAATAAATACAACAGAGGCAAAGCTCCTCTGGTCTGCCCTGCCCTCAGCGTCTGCAGTGCCGGGAGAGCCCAGTCTCGGGTGGCCCGGCAGCAAGTTCTAGGAACTATGAGTCTCTGAGGCCCAGAAGGTCCCAGGTCAGCAACCTGAGGAACTGCAGAGCCCCGGACGCTGGGTGGTGGGTGAGTCACCCAGAGATGTCGTGCCCCAGGACCCAGTCACGCATTTCAGCATTAGAACTCCCGACTCCCAAGCCGGTAGCCTGTCTCTATGGTGGCGGTCACCTCCCAAAGACACACACTCCCTCAGGCAGGCACACCTTGGCTGTTAAAGCTGCAGAAGGTTCCTGAAAGGTACTTTCCGGCTCCAATGAGATCAGGTCAGACCCTCACACCTTCTTTAGGGTTAGGAATATGAAAATCCCTGCCTGTGGGATGTTAAGTTCCTGCCTTTGGGGCCAGCAGGAGCGCCTCTTCCCCACTGCAGGGTCCTATACTACTCCATGTGGACTGTCCCATCACACAAacaggtctggggcttccctgtccctctccccactcaGCTGTTCCAACAGAGGGGATTGTTTTGGGGAATCCCAAGTGCCAAGATCAAGCTCTTAGACTGGCTGTTCTCAGACTTGGCCttcatcagaatcccctggaggacTTGTCAAAACACAGCTGGAAGGGtgaagagtttctgattcagcaggcctGCGGGAAGGAGGGTGATAAGAATTTGCAGTTCTAACCAGTTCCCCGGTGATGCGGAAGCTGCTGGTGTGGGGACCACATGTTGAGAACCATCATGATCTTAGAGCAATCCCTGGATGGCCCAGAGCTGAGGAACAGGGTCCAGTCAGAAGACCGCACCCCATGCCTTCAGCACAAGAACTGAAGTGGGCCCAACTCCTCACTTAGCAGCACAGATCAAAACTGCCCAGCACGCTGGGGCTCAGGACTCATCCCAACTTGCTCCAGGCCTGCATCTGCTGGTTAGTTATCTAATACCTATGCACAGGTACCGCCCCATGCCTAGCCGAGGGGATGCAGGACTAGTAGGGCACTTGGCCCAGGTCTAGGGGCTTATCACTCAAGTAAGAAAAGAGACAGCAAAAGCAGAGATAGCAGGATGCTAGGATGAGAGCCCTGCGGGCAGCAGTAAGGAGCTGGGCCAGGGCGGGCTGCTGAGACAGGCGTCAGAGGCTGCTCTGCAGAGGAGTGCGAACACAGAAGCATGCAGAAATTCTGAGGGGTGGGGAACAAGTTGTCAGGGCTGGTCCCAAGGCCCCACGCAGGGTGGGTGGGTCAAGGGGAGGCAGAGTGTGAGGTCTGTGTCATTCCAGGTTGTCACAGGCAGCCTAGCACTGCCTGAGCCAGGAGCTAGCAGCCTCCCTCCCGTCCAGGCTCCTgaactgtgtgaccctggcctggcctggctgaTGGAGGTCACCTCCCTGACACTGACTGGCTATCCCCCTGCTGCCCAGAGCTGCCTGCACCTCGGGGCTCACCCTCTGTTCTAGTAATTACAGAAGGGGATGTGTGGTTGTTTGAAGAACTAATGGAAGCGAGATTAGTGAGCAGAGTGGCTTCCGCCTGCATGAAGTCTCTGTGGGTTGCCGGGGCTTGAACTATCCGTTCCCATGTTCAACAACAGAAGGGGAACTCAGAGGCCACTGGCCCTTGCCAGACACTGATGGACTAGAGAAAATTCCAAGAGTCAACCCGATCTCAACCGTGGAAACCTCCCAAAATAAAGCCTAATCACGATCACGAAAAGACACCCCATTTTGGCTTTTCAAATGCCCCAGTATCCCGACCAGGGCTCCCATGTGAAAGATTTGGAAGTTCTAGATGGTGGGTGGCAAGACCAGGCCTTCACCTGACCTGCCCGGTGAGCAGCTCCCCGAGCCTGGGCCCTGCTGGCCACTCCCTGGAGTCCAGCTGGTGCCCACGTGCTTGTATTTGGCTTGTTTTGCTTAGGCCACACGGTGCTTCGAGGTTTGGGAATTCCACATGAAATTCCAGATACCTAGCTTCCTTTGAAAAATCAGGAAGGGTCTGGGTGTACCAAGCCCACATCCCTGCACAGCTGCCCTGGGTTTGATCTGACCCGTGCTCTCCAGTGTCCTCCACTCCCCACGCCCACCCTGCCTCTCAAGTGCGGACCTTCCTGGCCCTGTAAGCATCTTCTGGGGAGCTCTCCTCTATCGCAAGGCTTTCCTGTTGGTTGACAAGCACAGAGAGGCTGCTTTCACTCCTGCATTGCCCCGTGAACTTGGGCAAGCCAGGTCCTTGTGCTGAGTTCCTCATCTATGCTGGGATGAGCAGAGGAAGCACTGGACCGTGCGGTCTCAAAGATTTCAGACTCCAATGTCCCGGCCTTCATGAAGACAAAAGTCCCAGGTGGAAGGAGAAGGCGTACAAGGGGATTTCCATCGGCTCTGCATTCTCACGGGGATGGTCCGACCCTCAGTACCCCTTGCAGGGATCTCAAAGGAGATAACCTGGTCCCCAACTCAGGGGATGGGTGACCTTACAATTTATTATCCAAACTGGACACTCAGAATGAAGGAAATGGTCTTTAGCATTACCCTTGATTAACAGGTATAAAGCAGCACTATTTTTGGCAAGCCAGGATAAATGGTGACCctatgaaaaagaagagaaatgggccttacctctctgtgtctcagctgaaAGCTTCTGCCCTCATGGTAGCAGTTGTAGGTCTTCAGCAGGCTTAAGAGCTCTGACCTAAAAAAGGTAAAGACACACATATGCTCTTGGAATGTGGTGGGGCCTTGGATAAGGCATCTGGCTTCgctgggctcagtttcctcatttgtaaaatgggcataatgtaCACATTTTGCCAACAACATATAATCCATTGAGAGACTAGACTTTGCCATCAGACACACACCCTTTGGTCTTCTAAGGA is a window encoding:
- the DEPP1 gene encoding protein DEPP1, with the protein product MRSRLLLSVAHLPTIRETLEEVLPSGPGEDPPASPSLDDYVKSICQLAQPTSVPDEAAARVRPSRPYRPARSREKSCTTGSLQDITTRFSGQQPTLPGASTVDPLDWLFGESQENRPSGRDMPRRTGSSADPWASCRQTDRGKARGAPRGRVSDVRAPGHSLLRLQRDWCQCSQASGQPGQDAVSPTSPRPSSVLRTLYLHLPVIHEL